CACGAGGAGTTGCTGGCGCGGGGCGGCGCCTACGCGGCGCTGTGGGCGTTGCAGGCGGGGGCCGAGCGGGGCGCGGCGTGAAGCCCTCCAGTGCATGGGCTTGGGTGGGCAAGGGGCTGCGGGCCCTGATGGGGCTGGTGCTGCTCCTCCTGGGGTCGGCGGGTTTCTTCACGTTCGCGGCCTCGTATGCCGACTACCCGGTGGTGCCCCCGGCGCCCGAGGGCCCTCGGTGGCCGCGCGGCGCCTTCCATGTGCACACCACGCGCTCGGATGGGCGGGCGACGGAGGCGGAGGTGGCCGCGGCGGCGAAGGCGGCGGGCCTGCACTTCGTGGTGCTCACGGATCACAATGACTTCACCCCGCGCGAGCCCGTCTTCGTGGACGGGGTGTTGCTGATCCAGGGGGTGGAGATCTCCACGGCCGCGGGGCACCTCGTGGCGTTCGGCCTCGAGCACCCGCTGGGGGGAGAGCTCAAGGGGATGGACGGGGGCGAGGCCCAGGCGGCGGTGGAGCGGGCCGGGGGGGTGAGTGTGCTCGCCCATCCGGTGCAGGCGCGCAATCCGTGGCGCCACGAGGAGGCCGCGCGGCAGGCCGAGGGCTTCGAGCTCTATTCGGCGGACACGTTCTTCCGGAGCGCGGTGCGCCGCCCCTTCAGCCGGTTGCTGCCCGCGGTGGGCGCCTGGCTCGGCCAGCGCGTGCACGGGGTGATGCTGCTCGTCGAGCCGGACGAGGGACCCGTGACGAAGCTCCTGGAGCTGGCGCGGGAGAAGCCGCGTCTGGTGCTGTGCGCGCACGATGCGCATGGCTTGCCGGGCTACGAGGAGGTCTTCCAGTCGCTGGCGATGTACCTGCCGCCCGGGGAAGACGGGGCCGCGCCCGTGCTGCCCGGGGACGCGCGAGCCGCCGCCGAGGCGGTGGTGAAGGGGCTCGTGAGTGGGCGGGCCCTCTGTGCGTTCCGGGCGCTGGGTGAACCGGAGGGCTTCGTCCTGGAGGGAGTGGACGCCGAGCGCCGGGAGGCCCACGTGGGCGACGTGCTCACGGTGCGCCTGCCACCGGGTGCCCGGGAGCACGTCCGCGTGGAGGTGCGGGGAGCGGGGCGGCTGCGTCCGGATGGCGTGTCGGTGGAGCTGGTGGAGGAGGGGGCGGTCCAGGTGGAGGCGTGGGTGGAGGCGCCAGGGCGGTTCTTCGGGAGCCAGTGGCGGCCGTGGATCGTCCCGAGTCCAGTCCGGGTGTTGGCACGGAGCGTGGAACGCTGAGATCTGCTAGAGGGACGCGGCCCGGCTTCCCATGCGCTTGCTCTACGTCCTCGCCAGCTATCTGCTCTTCGCCGTGCTGTTCCCCGTGCTGTCGTTGCATCGCAAGACGCGCAACGGGTTGAGGCAGCGGCTCGGCTACTACGCGCCGGGGGATCTGCCCCCGCGTGGGGTGGGGCCCACGTTCTGGCTGCATGGGGCGAGCGCGGGAGATTTGCTGGCGCTCTCGCCGATGTTCGCGCCGCTGCGGGCGCGCTTTCCGGGGTGCCGCATCGTGCTCTCCACGATGACGGACTCGGGTTTCATGATGGGGCGGGGGCGGTTGGCGAAGGAGGTGGACGCGGTGGTGTATGCGCCGTACGACCTGTGGGGCGCCACGCGGCGGGCGGTGCGTGCCATCCAGCCGGACCTGCTGGTGCTCGAGTACACGGAGATCTGGCCCAACCTCATCCGCGCGGCGAAGCGGGCCGGGGTGAAGGTGACGCTGACGAACGGGCGCTTCTCCCCGGGGCAGCAGGGCAAGTATCGGCTGTTGTTCTCGCTGATTGGCAATCCGCTGCGGGACATGGCGCTGTTCCTGATGCGGGGCGAGGACGAGGCGGAGCGGGCGCTGGCGCTGGGGGCGCCGGGCGAGCGGGTCTTCGTGACGGGGAACACCAAGTTCGATGCCCTGGCGGCGGTGGGCCCGGGGCAGGAGGACGAGGCGCTGCGCGGGGCGCTGGGAATCAAGGCGGGGGAGCGGGTGTGGATCGCCGGCAGTACCCACGAGGGCGAGGAGGAGCACTTGTTGGGGGTCTACCGCCGGCTGCTGGACGTGCACCCGGATCTGCGGTTGGTGATCGCGCCGAGGTACATCGACCGGGCGGGACGGATCGCCGCGCTGGCGAGGGACGCGGGGTTGAGCGTGGGGCTGCGCTCGAAGGGGAACGAGGAGGGAGGGCGGGTGGTGGTGCTGGACACGATGGGCGAGCTGTCGCGGGCGTACCGGCTGGCGTCGTTGGTGTTCGTGGGTGGCTCGTTCACGACGCGCGGAGGGCAGAACATCCTGGAGCCGGCGGGACAGGGCAAGCCGGTGTTGTTCGGGCCGCACATGGAGAACTTCCAGGACAGCGTGCAGGTGCTGGTGGGGCGGGGAGGCATCCAGGTGAACGACGCGGAGCACCTGTACCGGGTGATGTCGGAGCTGCTGCAGAAGCCGGAGAACGTGACGTCGCTCGGGGTGCTGGCGAGGACGACGGTGCGGCAGGTGTCCGGCGCGAGCCAGCGCAACGTGGAGCACATGGCGCGGGTGCTGGCGCGATGAGGATTTTGCATCTGCTCGCGAGCCCCTCCTGGAGCGGCCCGGCGGAGAACGTGGCGTTGCTGGCGCTGGCGCAGCGCGAGGCGGGGCACGAGGTGCGGGTGGCGGTGGACCGGCGGCGCGCGAAGGCGTCGTCGGAGGAGCTGGCGGTGCCGCGCTTCGAGGCGTTGGGGCTCTTGGACGAGGGCGGGCTGGAGTTGTCGGTGAAGTCGCCGCCGTGGCGGATGGTGGGGGACGGGTGGCGGTTGAGGGGGCGGAGCGTGGAGGTGGTGCACGCGCACTTCACGCATGATCACCTGGTGGCGCGCTGGGGACGGCCACGGGGTGCGGTGTTGATCCGCTCGGTGCATGCGCCGAGATCGTTGCGCGCTTCGCTGCCGGAGGCGGACGCGTACACGGTGCCCGCGTCCTCGCTGATTACCCGGCTGGTGGGCAGGCGCGTGCAGGTGTTGCCACCGTTGGTGGACGGCATGTTCCGGCCCGAGGTGGACCGGGAGGCGCTCCGGCGGGAGCTGGGGCTCACGGGCTCGCCGCTCATCGGCATGGTGTCGACCTTCCAGGCGTCACGCCGGCACGCGCTCGGGGTGGAGGCGTTCGCGAGGTTGCGGCGGGCGCGCGCGGAGGCGCGGTTGGTGCTGGTGGGGGATGGGGGCCTGGTGGAGACGGTGCGCGAGCAGGTGCGGGCGCTGGGGTTGGAGGAGGGGGTGACGTTCGCGGGCTATCAGCAGGGGGAGGCGTTCGCGCGCTGGCTGAAGGCGCTGGACGAGGTGTGGATATTGGGGTTGGGGAACGACTGGAGCGCGAGGGCGGCGGCGCAGGCGCGGGCCTGTGGGGTGCGCGTGGTGGCGGTGGAGGAGGGCAACCTGCCGGCACTGGCGGACGCGCGGGTGGAGGAGCTGACGCCGGAGGCGGTGGTGGCGGCCTCGGTGTCGGGGGAGCGGTCGTTGGTGGAGCATCCGGGCAACGCGCGGATCGCCGCGGACGTGCTCGCGCTGTACGAGCGGGCGAGGGCGGGGCGGTGAGCGGCCCGACGGCAATCGAGCGGGTCTTCTATCCGGGGGCGCCGGAGCCGTGGAGGCGTCGGGCGATGCTCGCACCGTTGGAGCTGGTGTCGTGGGGCTATGGGGCGGGCGTCCGGCTGCGTGGCGCGCTCTACGACGCGGGGTGGTTGCGCGGAGAGCGGGTGGAGGGCCTGCGGGTCATCTCGGTGGGCAACCTGAACGTGGGAGGGACGGGGAAGACGCCCGCGGTGCTCTACCTGGCGGAGCTGCTGGTGCGGGAGGGCAAGCGCGTGGGCATTCTCACGCGCGGGTATGGGCGTGGCTCGAAGGAGCCGTTGAGCTTCACGGGGCGGGAGCGGCTGCCGTCGGTGGAGGAAGCGGGGGACGAGCCGTTGCTGTTGGCGCGCCGGTGTCCCGAGGCCCGGCTGTTGGTGGGAGCGGACCGGCGGGCGTTGGCGAGGAGGGCGCGGGACGAGTACGGGCTGGAGGTGGTGCTGTTGGACGATGGCTTCCAGCACCGGCGGTTGGCGAGGGACGAGGACGTGGTGGTGGTGGACGAGGCGGTGGGCTTCGGCAATGGACGGATGTTGCCGCGAGGGCCCTTGCGCGAGCCCCTGGCGTCCCTGAAGCGGGCCACGCTCGTGTGGGTGCGAGCGTCCTCGGTGCCGGTGGTGGACTGGCCGCCGTTCACTGCGCCCCGGGTGCGGACGCTCTACCGGCCCACGGGCTGGGTGGACCCCGAGGGAGCGCTGCATCCACCCGGAGTGATGGAGGGGAGGCCGGTCCTGGCGCTGGCGGGATTGGCGCGGCCTGGTGGCTTCGTGCGGACGCTGGAGGAACTGGGCGTGGAGGTGAAGGGGACGGCCTTCTTCGCGGACCATCATCCGTTCAGCGCGCGGGAACTCGAGGAAGTCCGGGCCCGGGCGGAGCGGCTGGGAGCGCGGGTGGTGACGACGGAGAAGGACCGGGTACGTCTTCCCGTGGATTTCGAGACCTGGACGGTGAGACTGGGGGTGGAGGTGCTGGAGGGTGAGGCGCACCTCCGCCGGGCCCTGGGGCTTGAGTAGGAGAAGGTCGGCTTGTGGGCGGGGAGCCGGTGTGGGACAACGCGCCGCCATGGCCGCCGTTCTACCCGCCCGAGCGATGTCCTCCCTGGCTCAGTTGCCGCTGGCGTTCTCGCGCCGGAGGGTGCTGATGGTGGGGGATCTCGTCGCGGACCATTACATCTACGGCCAGACGGACCGGGTGAGCCGGGAGGCGCCGGTGCTGATCGTCCGCCACGAGTCCTCGGAGGTGAAGCTGGGGGGAGGGGCGAACGTGGCGGCGAACGTGCGAGCGCTGTCGGGGAAGGTGACGGCGGTGGGGGTGCTGGGCACGGACGAGATGGGCCGGGCGTTGCGCGAGCTGTTCGCCGAGGCGGACATCCAGCTGAGCGCGGTGAGTGCGCGCGACGTGGAGACGGAGACGAAGACGCGCATCCTGGCGGGCGGGGTGAGCACGACCCGACAGCAGATGTTGAGGTTGGACCGGGGCCAGCGGGGGCCCTTGCCGCCGCGGTTGAGGCGGGCCCTGGTGAAGCGGGTGGAGGAAGCGGCGAAGGAAGCGGACGCGGTGGTGGTGTCGGATTACGGCGCGGGGGTGGTGGGGGAGGAGATGCGCGAGGCGCTGCGCGCGCTGGCGGCGGAGGGGATGCCGGTGTGCGTGGACAGCCGCTACAGCTTGTCGGCCTTTACCGGGGTGACGGTGTGCAAGCCGAACGAGCCGGAGTTGCAGTCCTTGGTGGGCCGTCCCTTGAGGACGGAGGCGGAGCTGCTGGAGGCGGGGCATGAGGTGGTGAAGCGGCTGCGCTGCCAGGCGTTGTTGGTGACGCGGGGCCGGCATGGCATGGCGCTCTTCGATGCGAAGGGGGGCGTGGACCTGGTGCCGGTGCACGGGGCGAAGGACGCGGTGGACGTGACGGGGGCGGGGGATACGGTGATCGCGGCGTTTTCGCTCGGGTTGGCGGCCGGTGGCGGCTTCGGGGAGGCGGCGCGGCTGGCGAACGTGGCGGGATCGCTGGCGGTGCAGAAGCTGGGCACGGCGACGGTGGCGCGCGACGAGTTGTTGGGAGAGCTGAGGGGTACGAGATGAGCACGCTGGAAAAGGTGCGGGGGCTCGCGGAGGTGGTGGAGCAGCGCGAGCGCTGGCGAGCAGAAGGCAAGACGGTGGCGTTGGCCAACGGCATTTTCGA
The DNA window shown above is from Cystobacter fuscus DSM 2262 and carries:
- a CDS encoding 3-deoxy-D-manno-octulosonic acid transferase produces the protein MRLLYVLASYLLFAVLFPVLSLHRKTRNGLRQRLGYYAPGDLPPRGVGPTFWLHGASAGDLLALSPMFAPLRARFPGCRIVLSTMTDSGFMMGRGRLAKEVDAVVYAPYDLWGATRRAVRAIQPDLLVLEYTEIWPNLIRAAKRAGVKVTLTNGRFSPGQQGKYRLLFSLIGNPLRDMALFLMRGEDEAERALALGAPGERVFVTGNTKFDALAAVGPGQEDEALRGALGIKAGERVWIAGSTHEGEEEHLLGVYRRLLDVHPDLRLVIAPRYIDRAGRIAALARDAGLSVGLRSKGNEEGGRVVVLDTMGELSRAYRLASLVFVGGSFTTRGGQNILEPAGQGKPVLFGPHMENFQDSVQVLVGRGGIQVNDAEHLYRVMSELLQKPENVTSLGVLARTTVRQVSGASQRNVEHMARVLAR
- a CDS encoding glycosyltransferase, yielding MRILHLLASPSWSGPAENVALLALAQREAGHEVRVAVDRRRAKASSEELAVPRFEALGLLDEGGLELSVKSPPWRMVGDGWRLRGRSVEVVHAHFTHDHLVARWGRPRGAVLIRSVHAPRSLRASLPEADAYTVPASSLITRLVGRRVQVLPPLVDGMFRPEVDREALRRELGLTGSPLIGMVSTFQASRRHALGVEAFARLRRARAEARLVLVGDGGLVETVREQVRALGLEEGVTFAGYQQGEAFARWLKALDEVWILGLGNDWSARAAAQARACGVRVVAVEEGNLPALADARVEELTPEAVVAASVSGERSLVEHPGNARIAADVLALYERARAGR
- the lpxK gene encoding tetraacyldisaccharide 4'-kinase, translating into MLAPLELVSWGYGAGVRLRGALYDAGWLRGERVEGLRVISVGNLNVGGTGKTPAVLYLAELLVREGKRVGILTRGYGRGSKEPLSFTGRERLPSVEEAGDEPLLLARRCPEARLLVGADRRALARRARDEYGLEVVLLDDGFQHRRLARDEDVVVVDEAVGFGNGRMLPRGPLREPLASLKRATLVWVRASSVPVVDWPPFTAPRVRTLYRPTGWVDPEGALHPPGVMEGRPVLALAGLARPGGFVRTLEELGVEVKGTAFFADHHPFSARELEEVRARAERLGARVVTTEKDRVRLPVDFETWTVRLGVEVLEGEAHLRRALGLE
- a CDS encoding bifunctional heptose 7-phosphate kinase/heptose 1-phosphate adenyltransferase — translated: MSSLAQLPLAFSRRRVLMVGDLVADHYIYGQTDRVSREAPVLIVRHESSEVKLGGGANVAANVRALSGKVTAVGVLGTDEMGRALRELFAEADIQLSAVSARDVETETKTRILAGGVSTTRQQMLRLDRGQRGPLPPRLRRALVKRVEEAAKEADAVVVSDYGAGVVGEEMREALRALAAEGMPVCVDSRYSLSAFTGVTVCKPNEPELQSLVGRPLRTEAELLEAGHEVVKRLRCQALLVTRGRHGMALFDAKGGVDLVPVHGAKDAVDVTGAGDTVIAAFSLGLAAGGGFGEAARLANVAGSLAVQKLGTATVARDELLGELRGTR